The proteins below come from a single Mycolicibacterium sp. TY81 genomic window:
- a CDS encoding PLP-dependent cysteine synthase family protein, producing the protein MTAPVAARGVDRGWVDNAVRLIEADARRSADTHLLRYPLPAAWSASVDVQLYLKDESTHITGSLKHRLARSLFLYGLCNGWIGPRTTVIEASSGSTAVSEAYFAALLGLEFIAVMPSSTSAAKIELIENQGGRCHFVEQSSQVYDEAERLARETGGHYLDQFTNAERATDWRGNNNIAESIFSQLREEAHPIPEWIVVGAGTGGTSATIGRFLRYRRHATRLCVVDPENSAFYPSWATGDREVFTGASSRIEGIGRPRVEPSFLPGVVDAMVCVPDAASVAAARHVSKVLGRRVGPSTGTNIWGAFGLLAEMVAQGRSGSVVTLLADSGDRYADTYFDDAWVNSRGLESADAVAALTEFERSGRWV; encoded by the coding sequence GTGACCGCGCCGGTGGCGGCGCGCGGCGTCGACCGCGGCTGGGTCGACAACGCCGTCCGCCTCATCGAGGCCGACGCCCGGCGCAGCGCCGACACCCATCTCCTGCGTTATCCGCTGCCCGCCGCGTGGAGCGCGAGCGTCGACGTCCAGCTGTATCTCAAGGACGAGAGCACGCACATCACCGGCAGCCTCAAGCACCGGCTGGCCCGGTCGCTGTTCCTGTACGGGTTGTGCAACGGCTGGATCGGCCCGCGCACGACGGTCATCGAGGCGTCGTCCGGATCCACCGCGGTGTCCGAGGCGTATTTCGCGGCGCTGCTGGGGCTGGAGTTCATCGCGGTGATGCCGTCGTCGACGAGCGCGGCCAAGATCGAGCTGATCGAAAACCAGGGTGGCCGTTGCCATTTCGTCGAGCAGTCGTCACAGGTGTACGACGAGGCGGAGCGCCTGGCGCGCGAGACGGGCGGCCACTACCTCGACCAGTTCACCAACGCCGAGCGCGCCACCGACTGGCGGGGCAACAACAACATCGCGGAGTCGATCTTCTCGCAGCTGCGTGAAGAGGCCCACCCGATCCCGGAGTGGATCGTGGTCGGGGCGGGCACCGGCGGTACGAGCGCCACGATCGGGCGGTTCCTGCGCTACCGGCGCCATGCCACGCGGCTGTGCGTGGTGGACCCGGAGAACTCGGCGTTCTATCCGTCGTGGGCCACGGGCGACAGAGAGGTGTTCACCGGGGCGTCGTCGCGTATCGAGGGCATCGGCCGGCCGCGGGTGGAGCCGTCGTTCCTGCCGGGCGTCGTGGACGCCATGGTGTGCGTGCCGGACGCGGCCTCGGTGGCCGCGGCGCGGCACGTGAGCAAGGTGCTGGGACGACGGGTGGGTCCGTCAACGGGGACGAACATCTGGGGCGCGTTCGGACTCCTGGCTGAGATGGTGGCGCAGGGCCGTAGCGGTTCGGTGGTGACGCTGCTGGCCGACAGCGGCGACCGCTACGCCGACACCTACTTCGACGACGCGTGGGTCAACAGTCGCGGGCTCGAGTCCGCCGACGCCGTGGCGGCACTGACGGAGTTCGAACGCTCCGGCCGCTGGGTGTGA
- a CDS encoding TetR/AcrR family transcriptional regulator, protein MAELKSFDTGVRSRTRKAILDAATVVLATNPAASLTDIATAANVGRSTLHRYFPERSELIRAVALYVHEMCNAAIDKAEPACGPPLAALRRVVESQLDLGPIVPFVYNEPTIVADPELSAILDTGDEAIAEVLARVSARPQTSPPEWPRLVFWALLDAGYEALRRNIAPRVEIVDAIMASLTAGTITRISPDPPEFVSPQRISC, encoded by the coding sequence ATGGCTGAGTTGAAATCGTTCGACACTGGCGTGCGGTCGCGCACCCGGAAGGCGATTCTCGATGCCGCCACCGTCGTCCTGGCGACCAACCCCGCGGCGTCCTTGACCGACATCGCCACCGCCGCGAACGTCGGCCGCAGCACGCTGCACCGGTACTTCCCCGAGCGCTCCGAGCTGATCCGCGCCGTCGCCCTGTATGTGCACGAGATGTGCAACGCCGCCATCGACAAAGCCGAGCCGGCCTGTGGTCCCCCACTCGCCGCGCTGCGCCGGGTGGTCGAATCCCAGCTGGACCTCGGACCCATCGTGCCCTTCGTCTACAACGAGCCGACCATCGTGGCTGATCCGGAGTTGTCCGCCATCCTCGATACCGGCGACGAGGCGATAGCCGAAGTGCTGGCGCGGGTTTCGGCACGACCGCAGACCAGCCCACCGGAGTGGCCGCGCCTGGTTTTCTGGGCCCTGCTCGACGCCGGATATGAGGCACTGCGCCGGAACATCGCGCCGCGGGTCGAGATCGTCGACGCCATCATGGCCAGCCTGACGGCCGGCACCATCACCCGGATCAGTCCTGATCCACCTGAATTTGTTTCACCGCAACGTATTTCATGCTAA
- the lfrA gene encoding efflux MFS transporter LfrA: MSTSLVTKEVTNRTPQRHWWALAVLMLPVLLVSIDNTVLAFALPRIAEDFRPSAATQLWLVDIYSLVLATLLVTMGSLGDRFGRRRLLLIGAVGFAVISAAAAFAPSAGFLVAARAALAVFGAMLMPSTLSLIRNIFTEATSRRLAIAIWASCFAAGSALGPIVGGLLLQHFHWGAVFMIAVPILLPLLVLAPKLVPESRDPNPGPVDALSVLLSLVAMLPIVWAIKTSAHDGISAVTLAAVALGIAAGVWFVRRQNSSATPILDMRLFRNGPFTASILANFLSMVGLIGFLFFVSQHLQLVLGLAPLTAALVMLPGAAASTIAGIAVVRLTKRFAPQTLMVTGLLLVAAGFLLIVLFRHDLTMVGVIASFTVLELGVGVSQTISNDTIVASVPPEKAGAASAVSETAYELGAVIGTAGLGTMFTAFYRANVELPGALSPAQSADAGESIGGAISVARTLPTELGNHLMESARVAFDSGIGATAATAATLVLIAAAIVAAAFRGRQ, translated from the coding sequence ATGTCCACCAGTCTCGTCACCAAAGAGGTGACGAACCGGACCCCACAACGTCATTGGTGGGCGCTGGCAGTGCTGATGCTGCCCGTGCTGCTCGTCTCCATCGACAACACGGTGCTGGCCTTCGCGCTGCCCCGCATCGCCGAGGACTTCCGCCCGTCGGCCGCCACCCAGTTGTGGCTCGTCGACATCTATTCGCTCGTGCTGGCAACGCTTTTGGTGACCATGGGCAGCCTCGGTGACCGGTTCGGCCGGCGCCGGCTGTTGCTCATCGGCGCCGTCGGGTTCGCCGTCATCTCGGCTGCCGCGGCGTTCGCGCCCAGCGCCGGCTTCCTGGTCGCCGCGCGTGCCGCACTCGCCGTGTTCGGCGCCATGCTGATGCCGTCGACGCTGTCGCTGATCCGCAACATCTTCACCGAGGCCACATCGCGCCGCCTCGCGATCGCCATCTGGGCGTCGTGCTTCGCGGCCGGCTCGGCCCTCGGCCCGATCGTCGGCGGCCTGCTGCTGCAGCACTTCCACTGGGGCGCGGTCTTCATGATCGCCGTGCCGATCCTGCTGCCGCTGCTCGTGTTGGCGCCCAAGCTGGTGCCGGAATCACGGGACCCGAACCCGGGCCCGGTCGACGCGCTGAGCGTGCTGCTGTCACTGGTGGCCATGCTGCCGATCGTGTGGGCGATCAAGACCTCCGCACACGACGGCATCTCGGCGGTGACGCTGGCGGCCGTCGCCCTGGGCATCGCTGCGGGCGTCTGGTTCGTGCGTCGGCAGAACAGCAGTGCCACACCGATTCTCGACATGCGGTTGTTCCGGAACGGCCCGTTCACGGCGTCGATCCTGGCCAACTTCCTGTCGATGGTGGGCCTCATCGGGTTCCTGTTCTTCGTGTCGCAGCACCTGCAGCTGGTACTCGGACTGGCCCCGCTGACCGCCGCGCTGGTCATGTTGCCGGGAGCGGCGGCCTCGACCATCGCGGGCATCGCCGTGGTGCGGCTGACCAAGCGGTTCGCGCCGCAGACGCTGATGGTCACCGGTCTGCTGCTGGTGGCCGCCGGCTTCCTGCTCATCGTGCTGTTCCGTCACGACCTGACGATGGTCGGCGTCATCGCGTCGTTCACCGTGCTGGAGCTGGGTGTCGGTGTGTCGCAGACGATCTCGAACGACACCATCGTGGCGTCGGTGCCGCCGGAGAAGGCCGGCGCGGCGTCCGCGGTGTCAGAGACCGCCTACGAGCTGGGCGCGGTGATCGGCACTGCAGGACTGGGCACCATGTTCACCGCGTTCTACCGCGCGAACGTCGAACTGCCGGGCGCCCTGTCGCCCGCCCAGTCGGCCGACGCCGGCGAGAGCATCGGCGGCGCCATCTCGGTGGCTCGGACCCTGCCGACCGAGCTCGGCAACCACCTGATGGAGTCGGCGCGCGTCGCCTTCGATTCGGGGATCGGCGCCACTGCGGCGACAGCCGCGACGCTGGTTCTGATCGCCGCGGCAATCGTGGCCGCCGCCTTCCGCGGCCGGCAGTAG